The nucleotide sequence CTGCCGTTGATCAGCAGGTAGCTCATCACCAGCGGCGAGACGAAGGAGACGACGGCGGGAGCGGCTCCGCCGTCGCAGGCGACCAGGAACAGGCCCCACCAGACGCAGAAGTCGCCGAAGTAGTTGGGGTGGCGGGTGTAGCGCCACAGGCCCCGGTCCATGATGAGGCCCTTGTTGGCGGGGTCGGCCTTGAAACGGGCCTTCTGGGCGTCGCCGACGGCCTCGAAGAAGATGCCGAGCGCCCACAGAGCCGTACCGGCCCAGGCGAGCGCCGAGAGCGGGCCGGTCGCGTACTGGGCGGCCTGCACCGGCAGGGAGACCAGCCACACCAGGGCGCCCTGGAGCAGGTAGACCATGCGCAGGGCGTACAGGTGGGGGTTGCCGCGCGCCTTGCCGAGCAGTTCGGCGTAGCGCGGGTCCTCGCCGTGGCCGCGGCTGCGGCGTCCGATGTGGACGGCGAGCCGCAGCCCCCAGATCACGGTGAGGGCGGTGACCAGGACCCGGCGGCCGAGGTCGCCCTCGCCCGCCGACGCGCCGAACGTGGCCAGGGCGACCGCGGCGAAGGCGGCGCCCCAGGCGATGTCCACGATCCGGTGCATGCCCTTGCGGACGGCGACGGCGAAGGTGATCACCATGACGCCGAACGCGGTGAGCGCCGCCCACCCGAGGTTGGCGGCGAAGGCGGACCAGGTGAAGCCGCTCACCGCTCCTCCAGGTTCCGGTACCAGTCGGCGGCCTCGGACAGGTCGAGGCCACTGGCGCCCGCACCGGAGCGGCGCACGGAGAGGATCTGGTCGACGCCCATGCGGCCCTCCTCGAAGGCGAGCGCCCCGCCGACCAGGTACAGCCGCCACACGCGGGCCGTCTCCTCGCCGACCAGGGCGACGACGTCGTCCCAGCGGCGCTCCAGGGTCTCGTACCAGGCGGCGACGGTGCGCACGTAGTGCTCGCGCATCGACTCCGTCGAGCGCACCTCCAGGCCGGCCGCCTCCAGGAGGGAGACCGTGTCACCGAGGGGCCGCATGTGCATGTCGGGCGCGATGTACGCCTCGATGAACGCGCCGCCGCCCGGCGCCGTCGTGCCCCGCGACATCTGCTGGACCATCACCCGGCCCCCGGGGCGCACCATGCGGTGCAGGGAGGCGGCGAAGGCGGGGTACTCGGCGTCGCCGACGTGCTCGCCCATCTCGACGGTGGCGACGGCGTCGTAGGCCGAGCCGGTGATGTCGCGGTAGTCCTGGCACACCACCTCCACCCGCTCCTCGAGGCCGCGTTCGCGCACCTGCTCACGGACGTACGCGGCCTGTTCGCGGGCCAGGGTGACGGCGGTGACCCGGGCCTTGTGGTGCTCGGCGGCGTACAGGGTGAGCGAGCCCCAGCCGCAGCCGATGTCGAGCAGCCGGGCGCCGGGGGTGAGGCCGAGCTTGCGGCAGATCAGTTCCAGCTTGGCGCGCTGGGCGTCGGCGGGGTCCATGTCCTCGGCGGTCCAGTAGCCGCACGAGTAGGCCATGGTGTCGTCGAGGAGAAGGCGGTAGAAGTCGTTGGACAGGTCGTAGTGGTGGCTGATCGCGGCGCGGTCGCGGGCCTTGGTGTGGCGGCCGCCGCGCAGCCGGGCCTGGGAGGCGGGTGCGGGCGGGCGGGGCCCGACGACGCCGAGCCGCGTGGCCTCCCCGAGCGCGCGGACCCGGTCCGCCAGGGAGAGCCTCGGGGTGTGCGCGCCCCGTTCGCGCGCGGACTTCCAGGCGGCGCGCAGTCCCTCGGCGAGGTCGCCCTCGACGTCGATTTCGCCGGTGACGTACGCCTGGGCGAGGCCGAGCTCTCCGGGCTCCCAGAGCAGACGGCGCAGGGCCCGCCGGGAGCGCAGTACGACCACGGGGGCGTCGGACGGGCCGGTCTCGCTTCCGTCCCACGCGCGCAGCCGGACCGGCAGCGGGGCGCCGAGCGCGTCTTCGACGAGCGCGGCCAGCCGATGCGCGGCGCCGGTGCGGACGGGGGTGCGGACGTCGGTCATCGGGTGGGCTCCTTGGTGAACAGGTACTGCTGGACGTCGAGGTAGCCGGAGCGGAATCCGGCCTCGGAGTAGGCGAGGTAGAAGGTCCACAGGCGGCGGAAGACGGCGTCGAAGCCGAGGTCGTCGACCTCCTCGGCGCGCTCGGTGAACCGTTCGCGCCACAGCCTGAGGGTCTCGGCGTAGTGCGCGCCGAAGGCGTCGCGGCGGGTGACGCCGAGCCCGGTGTGCTCCCGGACGATCTCGTCGACGGCCTCGACGGAGGGCAGCAGGCCGCCGGGGAAGATGTACTTCTGGATCCAGGTGTGGGTGTCGCGGGAGGCGAGCATCCGGTCGTGCGGCATGGTGATGGCCTGGAGTGCGACGCGGCCGCCGGGGGCGAGGCGATCGTCGAGGGTGCGGAAGTAGACGGGCCAGAACTCGGCCCCCACCGCTTCGATCATCTCCACGCTGACGATGGCGTCGTAGGTGCCCTCGGCCTCGCGGTAGTCGCACAGTTCGATGGCGACCCGGTCGGCGAGGCCCGCCTCACGCACCCGCTGCCGGGCGAGGTCGCGCTGTTCGCGGGAGAGGGTCAGCGAGGTGACGTGGGCGCCGCGGGCGGCGGCGCGCAGGGCGAGTTCGCCCCAGCCGGTGCCGATCTCCAGCAACCGGGTGCCCTCGCCGACCTCGGCGAGGTCCAGCAGCCGGTCGATCTTGCGGTGCTGGGCGGCGGGGAGCAGGGCGTGCTCGGCGGGGAAGCCGCGGAAGACGGCGGAGGAGTAGGTGAGGGTGTCGTCGAGGAAGAGGGCGAAGAGGTCGTTGGACAGGTCGTAGTGGCGGCTGATGTTGTCGCGGGCGCCGGTCGCGGTGTTGCGCTGGGCGGCGGGCTGTCGCAGCGCCCACAGGCGGCGCAGGCGCTGCAGCGGGGCGGGGACGAGGTCGGCGGCATGGGCGGCGAGCACGGTGAGCGCGCCGACCAGGTCGGGGGCGTCCCACTCCCCCGCCATGTACGACTCGCCGAAGCCGATCAGGCCCGTGGTGCCGATGCGGGCGTGGAAGGCGTCCGGGTCCCGCACCTCTATGAGCGGTCCGCCCAGGCCCAGGGTGGTGCCGTCGGGGAACCGGACACGCAGCGGCAGCCCGCCGAGTGCGTGCCGTACGACGGCGGCGGCGACGGTCCGCACCGGCCAGGACGCCTTGGGCACGGCGGCCACGTCGGGCCAGCGGCCGGCGTCCACCGGGGCCGGGACCGCGGCTTCCTCGGTCCTGGTCGTGGGGCGGGGGTGGGCTGTGGTCATGTGGCGTTCTCCGGGTCGTGGCGGACCTGGCGCGGTTGCACCGGCAGGCCCCTGAGGAACAGGCGGATGCCGTGGAAACGGATGGCGGCCGACACCGCGAGGGTCGACCAGGGATGACGCAGGGACAGACGCAGCAGCGCGCCCGGGGTGGCCGGGCGGCGGGTGCCGTGCACGGTGGCGGTGAAGGGCGGGCTGCCGGGCCGGTCCAGGCGCAGGGACAGCTTCAGGCGCTCGCCGGGCAGCGGGAGCCGCATGTGGTAGCTGCCGTCCACCGGATAGAAGGGCGAGACGTAGAACTCCTTGTCCACGTCGGCCCGTCCGGCCGCGTCGGTGTGCAGCAGGTAGGCGTGGCGGCCGCCGTAGGTGTTGTGGACCTCGGCCACCACACAGCGGGGGCGGCCGTCGGCGTCGTGGCACCAGTACAGGGTGAGGGGGTTGAAGACGTGGCCGAGGACGCGGGCGTGGGTGAGCATGACGACGCGGCCGCCGCCGAGGTCGATGCCGTGCTCGGCGAGGAAACCGTCGAGCGCGGCCCGGATCGAGGGGGCGCGGCCGGTGAAGTGGTCGCGGGCCCGGAACCGGGCCAACGGCCTCAGCGGCAGTGGCAGTTCGGGTATGTGATCGGTGTCGATCAGCCACATGTAGGTGCGGTGGCGCAGTGCGTGGCGCACGGGGGCGCGGCGCGTGTGCCGGATGACGCACGGGTAGAGGGCGGGGGCGCCCGGCGCGCTCACCAGGTCACCCCCAGCGCCTTGGCGGCCGCGACGCCGCTGCGGCAGCCGTCCTCGTGGAACCCCCAGCCGTGGTAGGCGCCGGCGAACGCGGTGACGGAGGTGGCGAGTTCGGGCAGTCGCTGCTGGGCGGCGACCGACTCAGGGGTGTAGACGGGGTGTTCGTAGTTCATCCGGGCCAGGACGCGCGCGGGGTCGACGCGGTCCTCGCCGCCGAGGGTGACGAGGTAGCGCTGGGAGGCGTCGAGACGCTGGAGCCGGTTCATGTCGTAGGTGACGCGTACCCGGTCCGAGCCGGCCGAACAGTTCGGCATGAGGTAGTTCCAGGAGGCGCGGGCGCCGGGGGCCCGGGGCAGCAGGGCGGCGTCGGTGTGCAGCAGGGTGGTGTTCCGGGAGTAGCGGAAGGCGCCCAGGACCTCCTTCTCGTCCCGGGTGGCGTCGCCGAGCAGCCGGAGCGCCTGGTCGGGGTGGACGGCGACGACGACCTGGTCGTAGGAGTCGGTGGCGCCGTCCTGCGTGGTGATGTCGACGCCGTCGGCGTGGCGCAGCAGGGTACGGACCGGGGTGCCGGTGCGCACCTCCTGGACCTCCGCCGCGACCCGGTCGACATAGCTGCGTGAGCCGCCGGTCACGGTCCGCCATACGGGTGAGCCGGTGACGGAGAGCATGCCGTGGTGGGCGAGGAACCTGAAGAGGTAGGCGGCAGGGTAGTGCTGCGCCGTCTCCGCGTCGCAGGACCAGACGCAGGAGACCAGCGGGGTCATGAAGTGGGCCCGGAAGTACGGGGAGAAGCCCGCCCGGTCCAGGAACTGCCCGAGCGTGAGGGTCGATCCGGGTGCACGCTCCAGCAGGGCGCGGGCGGCCCGGTGGAAGGCGGGGACCTCGGCGAGCATCCGCAGGTAGGGGCCGCGCAGGAGGTTGCGGGGCTGGGCGAGCAGTCCGCCCGCGCCGCGCGCTCCGGCGTACTCCAGTCCGCAGCCCTCGCAGCGGACGGACATGCTCATCTCCGACTCCTGCGTGGTGACGCCAAGTTCACGGAAGAGGCGGAGCAGGTTCGGATAGGTGCGCCGGTTGTGCACGATGAAGCCGGAGTCGACCCGGTCGATGCGGCCGTCCGGGGCTATGAGGTCGTGCGTGTGGGCGTGGCCGCCGAGGCGGTCGTCAGCCTCGTACAGGGTGACGTGGTGGGCCCGGCGCAGCACATGTGCGGCGGTGAGTCCGGCGACTCCGCTGCCCACGACGGCGATTCGGCGCATCGAGCGTTTCCTTCCTTGAATGGCGACGGACTGGAGAAAGGGCTGGGCGCCCGCTCGCTCCGAGGGGTCTGCGGAGCGGGCGGGCGCTGCTGGTGGGGCCGGGTCAGCTCTTGGGCATCAGGACGGAGTCGATGATGTAGACGTTGGCGTTGGCCGTCTTGACGTTGCCGCAGACGACGTTGGCGGAGCCGTTGACCTTGTAGGACTCACCGGAACCCGAGGTCATGAGCTTGGACTTCTCCAGAGTGTCGAAGGAGCCGTTCTCCAGGTCCTTCGGCGCCAGCTTCTTGCCCACGACGTGGTAGGTCAGGATCTTGGTGAGCTGGGCCTTGTCGTTGAGGACCTTGTCCAGCGTCGCCTTCGGGATCTTGTTGAAGGCGTCGTTGGTCGGCGCGAACACCGTGATGTTCTGCGCGTTGTTCAGGGTGTCGACCAGACCGGCCTTCTTCACCGCCGTGACCAGCGTCGACAGCGCCGGGTTGTTCGAAGCAGCCGTGGCCACCGGGTCCTTGGCCATACCGTCGAAGGAACCCGCGCCGTTCTTCGGCACCGACGAACACGCCGGACCGAACGGCTCGTCCATGCCGCTCATGCCCTCACTGGCCTTCGGCGAGGAGGCGGCGGGCGACGACGACCCGGACTTGCCGTTGTCCTTCTCGCTGCCGGAGGAGCAGGCGCTCAGCGCCAGCGGCAGCACCGCCGCGGCGGCGAGGGTGACGGCGGCACGGCGGGTGCGGGTGGTGGTCATCATTTCTCTGTCATCTCCTGAGGGTGGCGCGCGGCGGGTGCCGCGCCGGGATTCGTCAAGGGCAAGAAGTGGTCCGGGGCGGTGGCCGTACGGCCAAGGGTGTGGCCGCCCTCGGAGGGCTGCCAGAGGAGGGGGCGCGGGCCGCCGAAGGGCCGGGCCGCGGCGGCACCGGAGCAGACGGAGGGCCCGGCCGGGGCGGCACCGGAGCAGATGGAGTCGGGGCGCCCCGTGGCAGCCCGCGCCCCGACTCCGCCGAAGAGAAGGCCCCGGGCGGCCGCCACCGCCCGGTTCCGGGTCGCCGGCGCGGCACACCCCGCGGGCAGCCCGCTCGACGCGCCCGGTGCGGAGTGCGCCGGGCCGCCCGGCGACCGGTGGTTCTTCTCTTCATCCCTCACGTGGGGAATCCGGACCTGCGGCGGAAGCGGATTGGTCACTCCCCCGATCGGGTGAAATAAAGATCGAAACCAATCCGCGAGGGCTCCGGCCTCGGATGAAAAGCCCTCCGACGGGCGCCCGTCGGCCTCCGCGCTTACGATCCCCACGTGGCAGACATTCCCGACAGCCTCATCGCACTGGAACGGTCCGCCGAGGTGGAGCGCGCCAGGCTGGCCGGTCTCACCGGGAGCGAGTACGACGCCCAGCGGCGCCGCTGGCGCACGGCCTACGACGCCGTGTGCGCGGCCATCGCCGACCGGTCGGCCGAGACCGGCGAGGACCGGTGCGCACTGGAGCGGGCCGTCCAGGAGGCGATGCGGCACACGCAGGAGGACCCCGCCGTCGAGTAGCGGGACCCCGGGCAGCCTCCTCGGAGCACTCCGGCATGCGGCGGCCGTGGTCCTGGGCCACCCTCGGGACATGACCCCGGACATCCCCGTCGTGATCTACCCGCCCGCCCCCGACGGGGGCAGGCGGGTGCGTGTCGGGGACCGGTTCGTCGGCATGGCCTACACGGTGCTGGACGTCGTGGAGTTCCTGCGCCGGGCCGGGCCGGAGGTCCTGGCGTCGTTGGAGGAGACGGACGTCGTGAGCGCGGGGTGGGTCGAGTGGCGGGGCGCGGGTCCACGGGAGTGGCCCCGCTGAACACGGGAACCCGGCGTCCCACCCGGTGGCGAACCGCCGTACCGGCGGCCCGAGATGGACGGGCGCGGGGAGCCTGGTCCAGATGAGAGCGCGAGCCGGCGCACCGGCCCGTCAGGTCCGAACGCTATGAGGAGCGACCGTCATGCCCAAGCAGATCGAGCACGTCATCCAGGACATCGAGGACCGCAGCGCGCTCGACGCCGTCTCCGGCAAGGCCGCCGCCCTGGTGAACCGGGTCACCGAGCCGACCGCGGTCAAGAACGCGCTCTCCGGGGTCTGGCTGGGCCACGCCCTGCACCCGGTGCTCACCGACATCCCCATCGGCGCCTGGGGCATGGCCACACTGCTGGACCTGACGGCGGGCGAACGCGGCGCCCGGGCGGCCCGCAGGCTCGTCGGCTTCGGCCTGCTCGCCGCCGTACCGACGGCCGCGACCGGCGCCTCCGACTGGGCCGACACCATCGGGCCCACCCAGCGGGTCGGTCTGGTGCACGGCATGCTCAACAGCGCGGCGACCGTGCTGCAGGCCGCGTCCTGGGTGTCCCGGCTGACCGGACGCCGGCGCGCCGGAGTGGTGCTGAGCGGGGTGGGCCTCGGCCTGACGGGCGCCTCCGCGTACCTGGGCGGGCATCTGTCGTACGTCAACGGGATCGGCGTCAATCACACGGCCTTCGAGGAGCCGACGGGCAAGTGGACGGACGTGGCGGCGCTGACGTCGCTGGTGGAGGACAAGCCGCTGCGCGTCGACGCGGGCGGTGTGCCGGTGGTGCTGGTGCGGCACGGCGGGACGGTGAAGGCCCTCTCGGCCACCTGCACCCACGCCG is from Streptomyces seoulensis and encodes:
- a CDS encoding DUF1295 domain-containing protein, whose protein sequence is MSGFTWSAFAANLGWAALTAFGVMVITFAVAVRKGMHRIVDIAWGAAFAAVALATFGASAGEGDLGRRVLVTALTVIWGLRLAVHIGRRSRGHGEDPRYAELLGKARGNPHLYALRMVYLLQGALVWLVSLPVQAAQYATGPLSALAWAGTALWALGIFFEAVGDAQKARFKADPANKGLIMDRGLWRYTRHPNYFGDFCVWWGLFLVACDGGAAPAVVSFVSPLVMSYLLINGSGKRLLERRMSGRPGWEEYASRTSGFFPLPPRG
- a CDS encoding SAM-dependent methyltransferase, with translation MTDVRTPVRTGAAHRLAALVEDALGAPLPVRLRAWDGSETGPSDAPVVVLRSRRALRRLLWEPGELGLAQAYVTGEIDVEGDLAEGLRAAWKSARERGAHTPRLSLADRVRALGEATRLGVVGPRPPAPASQARLRGGRHTKARDRAAISHHYDLSNDFYRLLLDDTMAYSCGYWTAEDMDPADAQRAKLELICRKLGLTPGARLLDIGCGWGSLTLYAAEHHKARVTAVTLAREQAAYVREQVRERGLEERVEVVCQDYRDITGSAYDAVATVEMGEHVGDAEYPAFAASLHRMVRPGGRVMVQQMSRGTTAPGGGAFIEAYIAPDMHMRPLGDTVSLLEAAGLEVRSTESMREHYVRTVAAWYETLERRWDDVVALVGEETARVWRLYLVGGALAFEEGRMGVDQILSVRRSGAGASGLDLSEAADWYRNLEER
- a CDS encoding SAM-dependent methyltransferase, translated to MTTAHPRPTTRTEEAAVPAPVDAGRWPDVAAVPKASWPVRTVAAAVVRHALGGLPLRVRFPDGTTLGLGGPLIEVRDPDAFHARIGTTGLIGFGESYMAGEWDAPDLVGALTVLAAHAADLVPAPLQRLRRLWALRQPAAQRNTATGARDNISRHYDLSNDLFALFLDDTLTYSSAVFRGFPAEHALLPAAQHRKIDRLLDLAEVGEGTRLLEIGTGWGELALRAAARGAHVTSLTLSREQRDLARQRVREAGLADRVAIELCDYREAEGTYDAIVSVEMIEAVGAEFWPVYFRTLDDRLAPGGRVALQAITMPHDRMLASRDTHTWIQKYIFPGGLLPSVEAVDEIVREHTGLGVTRRDAFGAHYAETLRLWRERFTERAEEVDDLGFDAVFRRLWTFYLAYSEAGFRSGYLDVQQYLFTKEPTR
- a CDS encoding DUF1365 domain-containing protein, with protein sequence MSAPGAPALYPCVIRHTRRAPVRHALRHRTYMWLIDTDHIPELPLPLRPLARFRARDHFTGRAPSIRAALDGFLAEHGIDLGGGRVVMLTHARVLGHVFNPLTLYWCHDADGRPRCVVAEVHNTYGGRHAYLLHTDAAGRADVDKEFYVSPFYPVDGSYHMRLPLPGERLKLSLRLDRPGSPPFTATVHGTRRPATPGALLRLSLRHPWSTLAVSAAIRFHGIRLFLRGLPVQPRQVRHDPENAT
- a CDS encoding NAD(P)/FAD-dependent oxidoreductase, with the translated sequence MRRIAVVGSGVAGLTAAHVLRRAHHVTLYEADDRLGGHAHTHDLIAPDGRIDRVDSGFIVHNRRTYPNLLRLFRELGVTTQESEMSMSVRCEGCGLEYAGARGAGGLLAQPRNLLRGPYLRMLAEVPAFHRAARALLERAPGSTLTLGQFLDRAGFSPYFRAHFMTPLVSCVWSCDAETAQHYPAAYLFRFLAHHGMLSVTGSPVWRTVTGGSRSYVDRVAAEVQEVRTGTPVRTLLRHADGVDITTQDGATDSYDQVVVAVHPDQALRLLGDATRDEKEVLGAFRYSRNTTLLHTDAALLPRAPGARASWNYLMPNCSAGSDRVRVTYDMNRLQRLDASQRYLVTLGGEDRVDPARVLARMNYEHPVYTPESVAAQQRLPELATSVTAFAGAYHGWGFHEDGCRSGVAAAKALGVTW
- a CDS encoding fasciclin domain-containing protein, which translates into the protein MMTTTRTRRAAVTLAAAAVLPLALSACSSGSEKDNGKSGSSSPAASSPKASEGMSGMDEPFGPACSSVPKNGAGSFDGMAKDPVATAASNNPALSTLVTAVKKAGLVDTLNNAQNITVFAPTNDAFNKIPKATLDKVLNDKAQLTKILTYHVVGKKLAPKDLENGSFDTLEKSKLMTSGSGESYKVNGSANVVCGNVKTANANVYIIDSVLMPKS
- a CDS encoding Rieske 2Fe-2S domain-containing protein, whose translation is MPKQIEHVIQDIEDRSALDAVSGKAAALVNRVTEPTAVKNALSGVWLGHALHPVLTDIPIGAWGMATLLDLTAGERGARAARRLVGFGLLAAVPTAATGASDWADTIGPTQRVGLVHGMLNSAATVLQAASWVSRLTGRRRAGVVLSGVGLGLTGASAYLGGHLSYVNGIGVNHTAFEEPTGKWTDVAALTSLVEDKPLRVDAGGVPVVLVRHGGTVKALSATCTHAGGPLDEGKVDADGCIHCPWHGSAFRLSDGEVTRGPATVAQPDWDVKISQDRVLVRAANA